In Macaca thibetana thibetana isolate TM-01 chromosome 8, ASM2454274v1, whole genome shotgun sequence, one DNA window encodes the following:
- the LOC126960668 gene encoding uncharacterized protein LOC126960668, producing MLCLSNCKHSPLKTAKERLCVQLAIKIDGGFARDNAPSIALSQHTLPIRGGGGSNRGSSINRGSGGRGGGSCAPRAQPRSAPPLAGALPVLRVRVRVLSLSVRGTCSSGLTAEAALLRAAAAAAAATGAAARRRQAPRRRRRRRRRLASQSWAPWASPLAAWVLPRCLQVSLAPSHVSVPEAETARKKTRFIPSSTAILYFILNLIFITTFYSRSWKVFLEKKKKKKKKCGLVSLSTEDEVNS from the exons ATGTTGTGTCTTTCAAACTGCAAGCATTCCCCCTTGAAGACGGCGAAAGAGAGGCTGTGCGTTCAGTTGGCAATAAAGATTGACGGTGGCTTTGCCCGTGACAACGCCCCCAGCATCGCGCTGAGCCAG CACACACTCCCAATCcgaggcggcggcggcagcaaCAGAGGCAGCAGCATCAATCGCGGCAGCGGCGGCAGAGGCGGCGGCAGCTGCGCGCCTCGGGCCCAACCCCGCTCTGCTCCCCCTCTCGCCGGCGCCCTGCCTGTcttgcgtgtgcgtgtgcgtgtgctcAGCCTCAGCGTGAGGGGCACCTGCTCGTCTGGGCTCACAGCGGAGGCAGCCTTGCTGCGAGCTGCCGCTGCCGCTGCTGCCGCCACTGGTGCTGCCGCTCGCAGGCGCCAGGCTCcccgtcgccgccgccgccgccgccgccgcctcgccAGCCAGAGTTGGGCTCCGTGGGCTTCCCCCCTCGCAGCCTGGGTCCTTCCCCGCTGCCTGCAAGTCAGCCTGGCTCCGAGTCACGTGTCAGTGCCTGAGGCAGAGACTGCGAGGAAAAAAACGCGCTTCATTCCTTCTTCCACCGCCATACTGTATTTTATActaaatctcatttttattacaACATTTTACTCCCGCTCG TGGAaggtttttctggaaaaaaaaaaaaaaaaaaaaaaaaagtgcggtTTGGTTTCCTTGTCAACGGAGGATGAAGTGAACAGCTGA